The proteins below come from a single Takifugu flavidus isolate HTHZ2018 chromosome 6, ASM371156v2, whole genome shotgun sequence genomic window:
- the lef1 gene encoding lymphoid enhancer-binding factor 1 isoform X7, protein MPQLSGGGGDPELCATDEMIPFKDEGDPHKEQIFAELSHSEEEGDLADIKSSLVNESESSPNSNSHDGVRQSQIPDSYHEKHRDHQEDGKLQDLYSKGHPYSGYPSYSMMSNMDASYMNNGSLSPPMPRTSNKVPVVQPSHAVHPLTPLITYSDEHFAPGSHSGHHPHDGSNKQGMPRQHPGPDMANFYSLSPGGVGQITPPLGWFSHHMVPGPPGPHATGIPHPAIVNPQIKHEPLHETDIMHMKPQHEQRKDQEPKKPHIKKPLNAFMLYMKEMRANVVAECTLKESAAINQILGRRWHALSREEQAKYYELARKERQLHMQLYPGWSARDNYGKKKKRKREKMQETATGTGQRMKTAYI, encoded by the exons ATGCCCCAGTTATCAGGCGGCGGCGGGGATCCGGAGCTGTGCGCCACGGACGAAATGATCCCGTTCAAAGACGAAGGAGACCCGCACAAGGAGCAGATCTTCGCCGAGCTCAGCCACTCGGAAGAGGAGGGAGACCTGGCAGACATCAAGTCATCTCTGGTCAACGAGTCAGAGAGCAGCCCCAACAGCAACAGCCACGAT GGAGTCAGGCAGTCCCAAATACCAGATTCATATCATGAAAAACACAGAGACCATCAGGAAGATG GGAAACTTCAAGACTTGTACAGTAAAGGCCATCCATACTCAGGCTACCCAAGCTACTCCATGATGAGCAACATGGACGCTTCCTACATGAACAACGGCTCCCTCTCACCGCCCATGCCCAGAACG TCCAATAAGGTTCCTGTTGTGCAGCCATCCCACGCAGTCCACCCGCTCACCCCCCTGATCACGTACAGTGACGAGCACTTCGCCCCGGGATCCCATTCTGGTCACCACCCCCATGATGGTAGCAACAAACAAG GAATGCCACGGCAACACCCCGGACCAGACATGGCCAACTTCTACTCCCTCTCTCCCGGAGGAGTGGGACAGATCACGCCGCCGCTCGGATG GTTCTCGCACCACATGGTGCCCGGCCCCCCAGGTCCACATGCCACAGGGATCCCCCACCCAGCCATCGTCAACCCACAGATCAAACACGAGCCTCTGCACGAAACAGACATCATGCACAT GAAGCCCCAGCACGAACAGAGAAAGGACCAGGAGCCCAAAAAACCGCACATCAAAAAGCCGCTAAACGCCTTCATGCTCTACATGAAAGAGATGCGCGCGAATGTGGTCGCCGAGTGCACGCTGAAGGAGAGCGCTGCCATCAATCAGATCCTGGGACGGAGG TGGCATGCGTTATCTCGGGAAGAGCAAGCTAAGTATTATGAGTTAGCCCGCAAGGAACGGCAGCTCCACATGCAGCTCTACCCTGGCTGGTCCGCTCGAGACAACTAT ggaaagaagaagaagcggaagcgggagaagatgcaggaaaCGGCTACCG GTACAGGCCAGAGAATGAAAACGGCGTACATCTGA
- the lef1 gene encoding lymphoid enhancer-binding factor 1 isoform X5: MPQLSGGGGDPELCATDEMIPFKDEGDPHKEQIFAELSHSEEEGDLADIKSSLVNESESSPNSNSHDGVRQSQIPDSYHEKHRDHQEDGKLQDLYSKGHPYSGYPSYSMMSNMDASYMNNGSLSPPMPRTSNKVPVVQPSHAVHPLTPLITYSDEHFAPGSHSGHHPHDGSNKQGMPRQHPGPDMANFYSLSPGGVGQITPPLGWFSHHMVPGPPGPHATGIPHPAIVNPQIKHEPLHETDIMHILFRKPQHEQRKDQEPKKPHIKKPLNAFMLYMKEMRANVVAECTLKESAAINQILGRRWHALSREEQAKYYELARKERQLHMQLYPGWSARDNYGKKKKRKREKMQETATGTGQRMKTAYI; encoded by the exons ATGCCCCAGTTATCAGGCGGCGGCGGGGATCCGGAGCTGTGCGCCACGGACGAAATGATCCCGTTCAAAGACGAAGGAGACCCGCACAAGGAGCAGATCTTCGCCGAGCTCAGCCACTCGGAAGAGGAGGGAGACCTGGCAGACATCAAGTCATCTCTGGTCAACGAGTCAGAGAGCAGCCCCAACAGCAACAGCCACGAT GGAGTCAGGCAGTCCCAAATACCAGATTCATATCATGAAAAACACAGAGACCATCAGGAAGATG GGAAACTTCAAGACTTGTACAGTAAAGGCCATCCATACTCAGGCTACCCAAGCTACTCCATGATGAGCAACATGGACGCTTCCTACATGAACAACGGCTCCCTCTCACCGCCCATGCCCAGAACG TCCAATAAGGTTCCTGTTGTGCAGCCATCCCACGCAGTCCACCCGCTCACCCCCCTGATCACGTACAGTGACGAGCACTTCGCCCCGGGATCCCATTCTGGTCACCACCCCCATGATGGTAGCAACAAACAAG GAATGCCACGGCAACACCCCGGACCAGACATGGCCAACTTCTACTCCCTCTCTCCCGGAGGAGTGGGACAGATCACGCCGCCGCTCGGATG GTTCTCGCACCACATGGTGCCCGGCCCCCCAGGTCCACATGCCACAGGGATCCCCCACCCAGCCATCGTCAACCCACAGATCAAACACGAGCCTCTGCACGAAACAGACATCATGCACAT TCTTTTTAGGAAGCCCCAGCACGAACAGAGAAAGGACCAGGAGCCCAAAAAACCGCACATCAAAAAGCCGCTAAACGCCTTCATGCTCTACATGAAAGAGATGCGCGCGAATGTGGTCGCCGAGTGCACGCTGAAGGAGAGCGCTGCCATCAATCAGATCCTGGGACGGAGG TGGCATGCGTTATCTCGGGAAGAGCAAGCTAAGTATTATGAGTTAGCCCGCAAGGAACGGCAGCTCCACATGCAGCTCTACCCTGGCTGGTCCGCTCGAGACAACTAT ggaaagaagaagaagcggaagcgggagaagatgcaggaaaCGGCTACCG GTACAGGCCAGAGAATGAAAACGGCGTACATCTGA
- the lef1 gene encoding lymphoid enhancer-binding factor 1 isoform X2, translated as MPQLSGGGGDPELCATDEMIPFKDEGDPHKEQIFAELSHSEEEGDLADIKSSLVNESESSPNSNSHDGVRQSQIPDSYHEKHRDHQEDGKLQDLYSKGHPYSGYPSYSMMSNMDASYMNNGSLSPPMPRTSNKVPVVQPSHAVHPLTPLITYSDEHFAPGSHSGHHPHDGSNKQGMPRQHPGPDMANFYSLSPGGVGQITPPLGWFSHHMVPGPPGPHATGIPHPAIVNPQIKHEPLHETDIMHILFRKPQHEQRKDQEPKKPHIKKPLNAFMLYMKEMRANVVAECTLKESAAINQILGRRWHALSREEQAKYYELARKERQLHMQLYPGWSARDNYKKKRKREKMQETATGGKRSNFSTCKAKAAATGPLLEMEAC; from the exons ATGCCCCAGTTATCAGGCGGCGGCGGGGATCCGGAGCTGTGCGCCACGGACGAAATGATCCCGTTCAAAGACGAAGGAGACCCGCACAAGGAGCAGATCTTCGCCGAGCTCAGCCACTCGGAAGAGGAGGGAGACCTGGCAGACATCAAGTCATCTCTGGTCAACGAGTCAGAGAGCAGCCCCAACAGCAACAGCCACGAT GGAGTCAGGCAGTCCCAAATACCAGATTCATATCATGAAAAACACAGAGACCATCAGGAAGATG GGAAACTTCAAGACTTGTACAGTAAAGGCCATCCATACTCAGGCTACCCAAGCTACTCCATGATGAGCAACATGGACGCTTCCTACATGAACAACGGCTCCCTCTCACCGCCCATGCCCAGAACG TCCAATAAGGTTCCTGTTGTGCAGCCATCCCACGCAGTCCACCCGCTCACCCCCCTGATCACGTACAGTGACGAGCACTTCGCCCCGGGATCCCATTCTGGTCACCACCCCCATGATGGTAGCAACAAACAAG GAATGCCACGGCAACACCCCGGACCAGACATGGCCAACTTCTACTCCCTCTCTCCCGGAGGAGTGGGACAGATCACGCCGCCGCTCGGATG GTTCTCGCACCACATGGTGCCCGGCCCCCCAGGTCCACATGCCACAGGGATCCCCCACCCAGCCATCGTCAACCCACAGATCAAACACGAGCCTCTGCACGAAACAGACATCATGCACAT TCTTTTTAGGAAGCCCCAGCACGAACAGAGAAAGGACCAGGAGCCCAAAAAACCGCACATCAAAAAGCCGCTAAACGCCTTCATGCTCTACATGAAAGAGATGCGCGCGAATGTGGTCGCCGAGTGCACGCTGAAGGAGAGCGCTGCCATCAATCAGATCCTGGGACGGAGG TGGCATGCGTTATCTCGGGAAGAGCAAGCTAAGTATTATGAGTTAGCCCGCAAGGAACGGCAGCTCCACATGCAGCTCTACCCTGGCTGGTCCGCTCGAGACAACTAT aagaagaagcggaagcgggagaagatgcaggaaaCGGCTACCG gaGGAAAACGTAGCAATTTCTCCACGTGCAAAGCAAAGGCAGCAGCTACTGGGCCTCTGCTGGAGATGGAGGCCTGTTAA
- the lef1 gene encoding lymphoid enhancer-binding factor 1 isoform X6 → MPQLSGGGGDPELCATDEMIPFKDEGDPHKEQIFAELSHSEEEGDLADIKSSLVNESESSPNSNSHDGVRQSQIPDSYHEKHRDHQEDGKLQDLYSKGHPYSGYPSYSMMSNMDASYMNNGSLSPPMPRTSNKVPVVQPSHAVHPLTPLITYSDEHFAPGSHSGHHPHDGSNKQGMPRQHPGPDMANFYSLSPGGVGQITPPLGWFSHHMVPGPPGPHATGIPHPAIVNPQIKHEPLHETDIMHILFRKPQHEQRKDQEPKKPHIKKPLNAFMLYMKEMRANVVAECTLKESAAINQILGRRWHALSREEQAKYYELARKERQLHMQLYPGWSARDNYKKKRKREKMQETATGTGQRMKTAYI, encoded by the exons ATGCCCCAGTTATCAGGCGGCGGCGGGGATCCGGAGCTGTGCGCCACGGACGAAATGATCCCGTTCAAAGACGAAGGAGACCCGCACAAGGAGCAGATCTTCGCCGAGCTCAGCCACTCGGAAGAGGAGGGAGACCTGGCAGACATCAAGTCATCTCTGGTCAACGAGTCAGAGAGCAGCCCCAACAGCAACAGCCACGAT GGAGTCAGGCAGTCCCAAATACCAGATTCATATCATGAAAAACACAGAGACCATCAGGAAGATG GGAAACTTCAAGACTTGTACAGTAAAGGCCATCCATACTCAGGCTACCCAAGCTACTCCATGATGAGCAACATGGACGCTTCCTACATGAACAACGGCTCCCTCTCACCGCCCATGCCCAGAACG TCCAATAAGGTTCCTGTTGTGCAGCCATCCCACGCAGTCCACCCGCTCACCCCCCTGATCACGTACAGTGACGAGCACTTCGCCCCGGGATCCCATTCTGGTCACCACCCCCATGATGGTAGCAACAAACAAG GAATGCCACGGCAACACCCCGGACCAGACATGGCCAACTTCTACTCCCTCTCTCCCGGAGGAGTGGGACAGATCACGCCGCCGCTCGGATG GTTCTCGCACCACATGGTGCCCGGCCCCCCAGGTCCACATGCCACAGGGATCCCCCACCCAGCCATCGTCAACCCACAGATCAAACACGAGCCTCTGCACGAAACAGACATCATGCACAT TCTTTTTAGGAAGCCCCAGCACGAACAGAGAAAGGACCAGGAGCCCAAAAAACCGCACATCAAAAAGCCGCTAAACGCCTTCATGCTCTACATGAAAGAGATGCGCGCGAATGTGGTCGCCGAGTGCACGCTGAAGGAGAGCGCTGCCATCAATCAGATCCTGGGACGGAGG TGGCATGCGTTATCTCGGGAAGAGCAAGCTAAGTATTATGAGTTAGCCCGCAAGGAACGGCAGCTCCACATGCAGCTCTACCCTGGCTGGTCCGCTCGAGACAACTAT aagaagaagcggaagcgggagaagatgcaggaaaCGGCTACCG GTACAGGCCAGAGAATGAAAACGGCGTACATCTGA
- the lef1 gene encoding lymphoid enhancer-binding factor 1 isoform X1, producing MPQLSGGGGDPELCATDEMIPFKDEGDPHKEQIFAELSHSEEEGDLADIKSSLVNESESSPNSNSHDGVRQSQIPDSYHEKHRDHQEDGKLQDLYSKGHPYSGYPSYSMMSNMDASYMNNGSLSPPMPRTSNKVPVVQPSHAVHPLTPLITYSDEHFAPGSHSGHHPHDGSNKQGMPRQHPGPDMANFYSLSPGGVGQITPPLGWFSHHMVPGPPGPHATGIPHPAIVNPQIKHEPLHETDIMHILFRKPQHEQRKDQEPKKPHIKKPLNAFMLYMKEMRANVVAECTLKESAAINQILGRRWHALSREEQAKYYELARKERQLHMQLYPGWSARDNYGKKKKRKREKMQETATGGKRSNFSTCKAKAAATGPLLEMEAC from the exons ATGCCCCAGTTATCAGGCGGCGGCGGGGATCCGGAGCTGTGCGCCACGGACGAAATGATCCCGTTCAAAGACGAAGGAGACCCGCACAAGGAGCAGATCTTCGCCGAGCTCAGCCACTCGGAAGAGGAGGGAGACCTGGCAGACATCAAGTCATCTCTGGTCAACGAGTCAGAGAGCAGCCCCAACAGCAACAGCCACGAT GGAGTCAGGCAGTCCCAAATACCAGATTCATATCATGAAAAACACAGAGACCATCAGGAAGATG GGAAACTTCAAGACTTGTACAGTAAAGGCCATCCATACTCAGGCTACCCAAGCTACTCCATGATGAGCAACATGGACGCTTCCTACATGAACAACGGCTCCCTCTCACCGCCCATGCCCAGAACG TCCAATAAGGTTCCTGTTGTGCAGCCATCCCACGCAGTCCACCCGCTCACCCCCCTGATCACGTACAGTGACGAGCACTTCGCCCCGGGATCCCATTCTGGTCACCACCCCCATGATGGTAGCAACAAACAAG GAATGCCACGGCAACACCCCGGACCAGACATGGCCAACTTCTACTCCCTCTCTCCCGGAGGAGTGGGACAGATCACGCCGCCGCTCGGATG GTTCTCGCACCACATGGTGCCCGGCCCCCCAGGTCCACATGCCACAGGGATCCCCCACCCAGCCATCGTCAACCCACAGATCAAACACGAGCCTCTGCACGAAACAGACATCATGCACAT TCTTTTTAGGAAGCCCCAGCACGAACAGAGAAAGGACCAGGAGCCCAAAAAACCGCACATCAAAAAGCCGCTAAACGCCTTCATGCTCTACATGAAAGAGATGCGCGCGAATGTGGTCGCCGAGTGCACGCTGAAGGAGAGCGCTGCCATCAATCAGATCCTGGGACGGAGG TGGCATGCGTTATCTCGGGAAGAGCAAGCTAAGTATTATGAGTTAGCCCGCAAGGAACGGCAGCTCCACATGCAGCTCTACCCTGGCTGGTCCGCTCGAGACAACTAT ggaaagaagaagaagcggaagcgggagaagatgcaggaaaCGGCTACCG gaGGAAAACGTAGCAATTTCTCCACGTGCAAAGCAAAGGCAGCAGCTACTGGGCCTCTGCTGGAGATGGAGGCCTGTTAA
- the lef1 gene encoding lymphoid enhancer-binding factor 1 isoform X4 has protein sequence MPQLSGGGGDPELCATDEMIPFKDEGDPHKEQIFAELSHSEEEGDLADIKSSLVNESESSPNSNSHDGVRQSQIPDSYHEKHRDHQEDGKLQDLYSKGHPYSGYPSYSMMSNMDASYMNNGSLSPPMPRTSNKVPVVQPSHAVHPLTPLITYSDEHFAPGSHSGHHPHDGSNKQGMPRQHPGPDMANFYSLSPGGVGQITPPLGWFSHHMVPGPPGPHATGIPHPAIVNPQIKHEPLHETDIMHILFRKPQHEQRKDQEPKKPHIKKPLNAFMLYMKEMRANVVAECTLKESAAINQILGRRWHALSREEQAKYYELARKERQLHMQLYPGWSARDNYKKRKREKMQETATGGKRSNFSTCKAKAAATGPLLEMEAC, from the exons ATGCCCCAGTTATCAGGCGGCGGCGGGGATCCGGAGCTGTGCGCCACGGACGAAATGATCCCGTTCAAAGACGAAGGAGACCCGCACAAGGAGCAGATCTTCGCCGAGCTCAGCCACTCGGAAGAGGAGGGAGACCTGGCAGACATCAAGTCATCTCTGGTCAACGAGTCAGAGAGCAGCCCCAACAGCAACAGCCACGAT GGAGTCAGGCAGTCCCAAATACCAGATTCATATCATGAAAAACACAGAGACCATCAGGAAGATG GGAAACTTCAAGACTTGTACAGTAAAGGCCATCCATACTCAGGCTACCCAAGCTACTCCATGATGAGCAACATGGACGCTTCCTACATGAACAACGGCTCCCTCTCACCGCCCATGCCCAGAACG TCCAATAAGGTTCCTGTTGTGCAGCCATCCCACGCAGTCCACCCGCTCACCCCCCTGATCACGTACAGTGACGAGCACTTCGCCCCGGGATCCCATTCTGGTCACCACCCCCATGATGGTAGCAACAAACAAG GAATGCCACGGCAACACCCCGGACCAGACATGGCCAACTTCTACTCCCTCTCTCCCGGAGGAGTGGGACAGATCACGCCGCCGCTCGGATG GTTCTCGCACCACATGGTGCCCGGCCCCCCAGGTCCACATGCCACAGGGATCCCCCACCCAGCCATCGTCAACCCACAGATCAAACACGAGCCTCTGCACGAAACAGACATCATGCACAT TCTTTTTAGGAAGCCCCAGCACGAACAGAGAAAGGACCAGGAGCCCAAAAAACCGCACATCAAAAAGCCGCTAAACGCCTTCATGCTCTACATGAAAGAGATGCGCGCGAATGTGGTCGCCGAGTGCACGCTGAAGGAGAGCGCTGCCATCAATCAGATCCTGGGACGGAGG TGGCATGCGTTATCTCGGGAAGAGCAAGCTAAGTATTATGAGTTAGCCCGCAAGGAACGGCAGCTCCACATGCAGCTCTACCCTGGCTGGTCCGCTCGAGACAACTAT aagaagcggaagcgggagaagatgcaggaaaCGGCTACCG gaGGAAAACGTAGCAATTTCTCCACGTGCAAAGCAAAGGCAGCAGCTACTGGGCCTCTGCTGGAGATGGAGGCCTGTTAA
- the lef1 gene encoding lymphoid enhancer-binding factor 1 isoform X8: MPQLSGGGGDPELCATDEMIPFKDEGDPHKEQIFAELSHSEEEGDLADIKSSLVNESESSPNSNSHDGVRQSQIPDSYHEKHRDHQEDGKLQDLYSKGHPYSGYPSYSMMSNMDASYMNNGSLSPPMPRTSNKVPVVQPSHAVHPLTPLITYSDEHFAPGSHSGHHPHDGSNKQGMPRQHPGPDMANFYSLSPGGVGQITPPLGWFSHHMVPGPPGPHATGIPHPAIVNPQIKHEPLHETDIMHILFRKPQHEQRKDQEPKKPHIKKPLNAFMLYMKEMRANVVAECTLKESAAINQILGRRWHALSREEQAKYYELARKERQLHMQLYPGWSARDNYKKRKREKMQETATGTGQRMKTAYI, encoded by the exons ATGCCCCAGTTATCAGGCGGCGGCGGGGATCCGGAGCTGTGCGCCACGGACGAAATGATCCCGTTCAAAGACGAAGGAGACCCGCACAAGGAGCAGATCTTCGCCGAGCTCAGCCACTCGGAAGAGGAGGGAGACCTGGCAGACATCAAGTCATCTCTGGTCAACGAGTCAGAGAGCAGCCCCAACAGCAACAGCCACGAT GGAGTCAGGCAGTCCCAAATACCAGATTCATATCATGAAAAACACAGAGACCATCAGGAAGATG GGAAACTTCAAGACTTGTACAGTAAAGGCCATCCATACTCAGGCTACCCAAGCTACTCCATGATGAGCAACATGGACGCTTCCTACATGAACAACGGCTCCCTCTCACCGCCCATGCCCAGAACG TCCAATAAGGTTCCTGTTGTGCAGCCATCCCACGCAGTCCACCCGCTCACCCCCCTGATCACGTACAGTGACGAGCACTTCGCCCCGGGATCCCATTCTGGTCACCACCCCCATGATGGTAGCAACAAACAAG GAATGCCACGGCAACACCCCGGACCAGACATGGCCAACTTCTACTCCCTCTCTCCCGGAGGAGTGGGACAGATCACGCCGCCGCTCGGATG GTTCTCGCACCACATGGTGCCCGGCCCCCCAGGTCCACATGCCACAGGGATCCCCCACCCAGCCATCGTCAACCCACAGATCAAACACGAGCCTCTGCACGAAACAGACATCATGCACAT TCTTTTTAGGAAGCCCCAGCACGAACAGAGAAAGGACCAGGAGCCCAAAAAACCGCACATCAAAAAGCCGCTAAACGCCTTCATGCTCTACATGAAAGAGATGCGCGCGAATGTGGTCGCCGAGTGCACGCTGAAGGAGAGCGCTGCCATCAATCAGATCCTGGGACGGAGG TGGCATGCGTTATCTCGGGAAGAGCAAGCTAAGTATTATGAGTTAGCCCGCAAGGAACGGCAGCTCCACATGCAGCTCTACCCTGGCTGGTCCGCTCGAGACAACTAT aagaagcggaagcgggagaagatgcaggaaaCGGCTACCG GTACAGGCCAGAGAATGAAAACGGCGTACATCTGA
- the lef1 gene encoding lymphoid enhancer-binding factor 1 isoform X3 — protein sequence MPQLSGGGGDPELCATDEMIPFKDEGDPHKEQIFAELSHSEEEGDLADIKSSLVNESESSPNSNSHDGVRQSQIPDSYHEKHRDHQEDGKLQDLYSKGHPYSGYPSYSMMSNMDASYMNNGSLSPPMPRTSNKVPVVQPSHAVHPLTPLITYSDEHFAPGSHSGHHPHDGSNKQGMPRQHPGPDMANFYSLSPGGVGQITPPLGWFSHHMVPGPPGPHATGIPHPAIVNPQIKHEPLHETDIMHMKPQHEQRKDQEPKKPHIKKPLNAFMLYMKEMRANVVAECTLKESAAINQILGRRWHALSREEQAKYYELARKERQLHMQLYPGWSARDNYGKKKKRKREKMQETATGGKRSNFSTCKAKAAATGPLLEMEAC from the exons ATGCCCCAGTTATCAGGCGGCGGCGGGGATCCGGAGCTGTGCGCCACGGACGAAATGATCCCGTTCAAAGACGAAGGAGACCCGCACAAGGAGCAGATCTTCGCCGAGCTCAGCCACTCGGAAGAGGAGGGAGACCTGGCAGACATCAAGTCATCTCTGGTCAACGAGTCAGAGAGCAGCCCCAACAGCAACAGCCACGAT GGAGTCAGGCAGTCCCAAATACCAGATTCATATCATGAAAAACACAGAGACCATCAGGAAGATG GGAAACTTCAAGACTTGTACAGTAAAGGCCATCCATACTCAGGCTACCCAAGCTACTCCATGATGAGCAACATGGACGCTTCCTACATGAACAACGGCTCCCTCTCACCGCCCATGCCCAGAACG TCCAATAAGGTTCCTGTTGTGCAGCCATCCCACGCAGTCCACCCGCTCACCCCCCTGATCACGTACAGTGACGAGCACTTCGCCCCGGGATCCCATTCTGGTCACCACCCCCATGATGGTAGCAACAAACAAG GAATGCCACGGCAACACCCCGGACCAGACATGGCCAACTTCTACTCCCTCTCTCCCGGAGGAGTGGGACAGATCACGCCGCCGCTCGGATG GTTCTCGCACCACATGGTGCCCGGCCCCCCAGGTCCACATGCCACAGGGATCCCCCACCCAGCCATCGTCAACCCACAGATCAAACACGAGCCTCTGCACGAAACAGACATCATGCACAT GAAGCCCCAGCACGAACAGAGAAAGGACCAGGAGCCCAAAAAACCGCACATCAAAAAGCCGCTAAACGCCTTCATGCTCTACATGAAAGAGATGCGCGCGAATGTGGTCGCCGAGTGCACGCTGAAGGAGAGCGCTGCCATCAATCAGATCCTGGGACGGAGG TGGCATGCGTTATCTCGGGAAGAGCAAGCTAAGTATTATGAGTTAGCCCGCAAGGAACGGCAGCTCCACATGCAGCTCTACCCTGGCTGGTCCGCTCGAGACAACTAT ggaaagaagaagaagcggaagcgggagaagatgcaggaaaCGGCTACCG gaGGAAAACGTAGCAATTTCTCCACGTGCAAAGCAAAGGCAGCAGCTACTGGGCCTCTGCTGGAGATGGAGGCCTGTTAA